One part of the Anser cygnoides isolate HZ-2024a breed goose chromosome 9, Taihu_goose_T2T_genome, whole genome shotgun sequence genome encodes these proteins:
- the AGXT gene encoding alanine--glyoxylate aminotransferase isoform X7, which yields MRRTAVLGAKRAAAAAPLLRAQLRGTAGHAMATIPPPQGLLRPLAVPQRLLLGPGPSNVPPRILAAGGRQLLGHMHPEMLQVMDEIKAGIQYAFQTRNRLTLAVSGTGHCAMEAALLNLLERGDTVLVAVNGIWGQRAADIAGRLGAEVRELLKPPGEYFSLRDIQEGLARHKPSVLFITHGESSTGVLQPLQGLGELCHRHGCLLLVDAVASLGGAPILMDQQEIDVLYSGSQKVLSAPPGSAPISFSERAREKMLRRKTKPPSFYLDMGWLANYWGCDDKPRMYHHTAPINSFLSLREGLAMLAELGLERSWERHRANCTLLCQGLRELGLELFVKEEAARLPTITTVRVPEGYAWQEITAFLMNEHGLEIAGGLGPSVGKVLRIGLMGYNSTKDNVDRVLGALRDALQRCRRSRL from the exons ATGCGCCGTACGGCGGTGCTGGGCGCCAAGCGGGCCGCGGCTGCCGCTCCTCTCCTCCGGGCTCAGCtgcggggcacggcggggcaCGCCATGGCCACCATCCCGCcaccccaggggctgctgcggcCGCTGGCCGTGCCGCAGAGGCTACTGCTGGGGCCGGGCCCCAGCAACGTGCCCCCCCGCATCCTGGCGGCCGGCGGCCGGCAGCTCCTGGGCCACATGCACCCCGAGATGCTGCAG GTCATGGACGAGATCAAGGCGGGCATCCAGTACGCCTTCCAGACCCGGAACCGCCTGACGCTGGCCGTCAGCGGCACCGGCCACTGTGCCATGGAGGCTGCCCTCCTCAACCTGCTGGAGCGCGGCGACACCGTGCTGGTGGCCGTCAACGGCATCTGGGGACAGCGTGCCGCTGACATCGCCGGGAGGCTGG GTGCCGAGGTCCGCGAGCTGCTGAAGCCTCCAGGCGAGTACTTCTCCCTGCGGGACATCCAGGAG gGCCTGGCGCGGCACAAGCCCTCGGTGCTCTTCATCACCCACGGCGAGTCCTCCACGGGGGTGCTGCAGCcgctgcaggggctgggcgAGCTGTGCCACCG GCATGGCTGCCTGCTGCTCGTGGATGCGGTGGCGTCGCTCGGGGGAGCACCCATCCTGATGGACCAGCAGG AGATCGATGTCCTGTACTCGGGGTCCCAGAAAGTCCTCAGCGCCCCCCCCGGCAGTGCCCCCATCTCATTCAGCGAGCGAGCAAG GGAGAAGATGCTGAGGAGGAAGACAAAGCCCCCGTCCTTCTACCTGGACATGGGCTGGCTGGCGAACTACTGGGGCTGCGACGACAAGCCACGCAT GTACCACCACACGGCGCCCATCAACAGCTTCTTGAGCCTGCGGGAGGGCTTGGCCATGCTGGCGGAGCTG GGCCTGGAGAGGTCGTGGGAGAGGCACCGGGCCAACTGCACCCTCCTGTGCCAAGGGCTGCGAGAGCTGGGGCTCGAGCTCTTCGTGAAGGAGGAG GCGGCAAGGCTGCCCACCATCACCACCGTCAGGGTGCCCGAGGGCTACGCCTGGCAGGAGATCACGGCCTTTCTGATGAACGAGCACGGCCTCGAGATCGCCGGGGGCCTGGGGCCCTCCGTGGGCAAG GTCTTGCGAATCGGCCTCATGGGCTACAACTCGACCAAAGACAACGTGGACCGTGTGCTCGGGGCCCTGCGCGATGCCCTGCAGCGCTGCCGCCGGAGCAGGCTGTGA
- the AGXT gene encoding alanine--glyoxylate aminotransferase isoform X2, producing MRRTAVLGAKRAAAAAPLLRAQLRGTAGHAMATIPPPQGLLRPLAVPQRLLLGPGPSNVPPRILAAGGRQLLGHMHPEMLQVMDEIKAGIQYAFQTRNRLTLAVSGTGHCAMEAALLNLLERGDTVLVAVNGIWGQRAADIAGRLGPRLTPDPCLAAGGEPNPPCPSAQIPPRCRGPRAAEASRRVLLPAGHPGGPGAAQALGALHHPRRVLHGGAAAAAGAGRAVPPAWLPAARGCGGVARGSTHPDGPAGDRCPVLGVPESPQRPPRQCPHLIQRASKGEDAEEEDKAPVLLPGHGLAGELLGLRRQATHVPPHGAHQQLLEPAGGLGHAGGAGPGEVVGEAPGQLHPPVPRAARAGARALREGGGGKAAHHHHRQGARGLRLAGDHGLSDERARPRDRRGPGALRGQGLANRPHGLQLDQRQRGPCARGPARCPAALPPEQAVSAASRGGSSAHRGTWQEALQSPGTHTGPHGVRGSGARAGGGGRPCLHGTRRRILVCQVGEQRVGRTRHRGG from the exons ATGCGCCGTACGGCGGTGCTGGGCGCCAAGCGGGCCGCGGCTGCCGCTCCTCTCCTCCGGGCTCAGCtgcggggcacggcggggcaCGCCATGGCCACCATCCCGCcaccccaggggctgctgcggcCGCTGGCCGTGCCGCAGAGGCTACTGCTGGGGCCGGGCCCCAGCAACGTGCCCCCCCGCATCCTGGCGGCCGGCGGCCGGCAGCTCCTGGGCCACATGCACCCCGAGATGCTGCAG GTCATGGACGAGATCAAGGCGGGCATCCAGTACGCCTTCCAGACCCGGAACCGCCTGACGCTGGCCGTCAGCGGCACCGGCCACTGTGCCATGGAGGCTGCCCTCCTCAACCTGCTGGAGCGCGGCGACACCGTGCTGGTGGCCGTCAACGGCATCTGGGGACAGCGTGCCGCTGACATCGCCGGGAGGCTGG GCCCCCGGTTAACGCCTGACCCGTGCCTTGCGGCTGGAGGCGAGCCCAACCCTCCCTGTCCCTCTGCTCAAATCCCTCCCAGGTGCCGAGGTCCGCGAGCTGCTGAAGCCTCCAGGCGAGTACTTCTCCCTGCGGGACATCCAGGAG gGCCTGGCGCGGCACAAGCCCTCGGTGCTCTTCATCACCCACGGCGAGTCCTCCACGGGGGTGCTGCAGCcgctgcaggggctgggcgAGCTGTGCCACCG GCATGGCTGCCTGCTGCTCGTGGATGCGGTGGCGTCGCTCGGGGGAGCACCCATCCTGATGGACCAGCAGG AGATCGATGTCCTGTACTCGGGGTCCCAGAAAGTCCTCAGCGCCCCCCCCGGCAGTGCCCCCATCTCATTCAGCGAGCGAGCAAG GGAGAAGATGCTGAGGAGGAAGACAAAGCCCCCGTCCTTCTACCTGGACATGGGCTGGCTGGCGAACTACTGGGGCTGCGACGACAAGCCACGCAT GTACCACCACACGGCGCCCATCAACAGCTTCTTGAGCCTGCGGGAGGGCTTGGCCATGCTGGCGGAGCTG GGCCTGGAGAGGTCGTGGGAGAGGCACCGGGCCAACTGCACCCTCCTGTGCCAAGGGCTGCGAGAGCTGGGGCTCGAGCTCTTCGTGAAGGAGGAG GCGGCAAGGCTGCCCACCATCACCACCGTCAGGGTGCCCGAGGGCTACGCCTGGCAGGAGATCACGGCCTTTCTGATGAACGAGCACGGCCTCGAGATCGCCGGGGGCCTGGGGCCCTCCGTGGGCAAG GTCTTGCGAATCGGCCTCATGGGCTACAACTCGACCAAAGACAACGTGGACCGTGTGCTCGGGGCCCTGCGCGATGCCCTGCAGCGCTGCCGCCGGAGCAGGCTGTGAGCGCCGcgagccgggggggctcctcTGCCCACCGGGGGACCTGGCAGGAGGCGCTGCAGTCCCCAGGGACCCACACGGGGCCACACGGGGTGCGCGGGAGTGGGGCACGTGCTGGTGGCGGTGGGCGGCCGTGCCTGCATGGGACCAGGCGTCGGATCCTCGTGTGCCAGGTGGGAGAGCAGCGTGTTGGCAGGACACGGCACAGGGGTGGCTAA
- the AGXT gene encoding alanine--glyoxylate aminotransferase isoform X5: protein MRRTAVLGAKRAAAAAPLLRAQLRGTAGHAMATIPPPQGLLRPLAVPQRLLLGPGPSNVPPRILAAGGRQLLGHMHPEMLQVMDEIKAGIQYAFQTRNRLTLAVSGTGHCAMEAALLNLLERGDTVLVAVNGIWGQRAADIAGRLGAEVRELLKPPGEYFSLRDIQEGLARHKPSVLFITHGESSTGVLQPLQGLGELCHRDRCPVLGVPESPQRPPRQCPHLIQRASKGEDAEEEDKAPVLLPGHGLAGELLGLRRQATHVPPHGAHQQLLEPAGGLGHAGGAGPGEVVGEAPGQLHPPVPRAARAGARALREGGGGKAAHHHHRQGARGLRLAGDHGLSDERARPRDRRGPGALRGQGLANRPHGLQLDQRQRGPCARGPARCPAALPPEQAVSAASRGGSSAHRGTWQEALQSPGTHTGPHGVRGSGARAGGGGRPCLHGTRRRILVCQVGEQRVGRTRHRGG from the exons ATGCGCCGTACGGCGGTGCTGGGCGCCAAGCGGGCCGCGGCTGCCGCTCCTCTCCTCCGGGCTCAGCtgcggggcacggcggggcaCGCCATGGCCACCATCCCGCcaccccaggggctgctgcggcCGCTGGCCGTGCCGCAGAGGCTACTGCTGGGGCCGGGCCCCAGCAACGTGCCCCCCCGCATCCTGGCGGCCGGCGGCCGGCAGCTCCTGGGCCACATGCACCCCGAGATGCTGCAG GTCATGGACGAGATCAAGGCGGGCATCCAGTACGCCTTCCAGACCCGGAACCGCCTGACGCTGGCCGTCAGCGGCACCGGCCACTGTGCCATGGAGGCTGCCCTCCTCAACCTGCTGGAGCGCGGCGACACCGTGCTGGTGGCCGTCAACGGCATCTGGGGACAGCGTGCCGCTGACATCGCCGGGAGGCTGG GTGCCGAGGTCCGCGAGCTGCTGAAGCCTCCAGGCGAGTACTTCTCCCTGCGGGACATCCAGGAG gGCCTGGCGCGGCACAAGCCCTCGGTGCTCTTCATCACCCACGGCGAGTCCTCCACGGGGGTGCTGCAGCcgctgcaggggctgggcgAGCTGTGCCACCG AGATCGATGTCCTGTACTCGGGGTCCCAGAAAGTCCTCAGCGCCCCCCCCGGCAGTGCCCCCATCTCATTCAGCGAGCGAGCAAG GGAGAAGATGCTGAGGAGGAAGACAAAGCCCCCGTCCTTCTACCTGGACATGGGCTGGCTGGCGAACTACTGGGGCTGCGACGACAAGCCACGCAT GTACCACCACACGGCGCCCATCAACAGCTTCTTGAGCCTGCGGGAGGGCTTGGCCATGCTGGCGGAGCTG GGCCTGGAGAGGTCGTGGGAGAGGCACCGGGCCAACTGCACCCTCCTGTGCCAAGGGCTGCGAGAGCTGGGGCTCGAGCTCTTCGTGAAGGAGGAG GCGGCAAGGCTGCCCACCATCACCACCGTCAGGGTGCCCGAGGGCTACGCCTGGCAGGAGATCACGGCCTTTCTGATGAACGAGCACGGCCTCGAGATCGCCGGGGGCCTGGGGCCCTCCGTGGGCAAG GTCTTGCGAATCGGCCTCATGGGCTACAACTCGACCAAAGACAACGTGGACCGTGTGCTCGGGGCCCTGCGCGATGCCCTGCAGCGCTGCCGCCGGAGCAGGCTGTGAGCGCCGcgagccgggggggctcctcTGCCCACCGGGGGACCTGGCAGGAGGCGCTGCAGTCCCCAGGGACCCACACGGGGCCACACGGGGTGCGCGGGAGTGGGGCACGTGCTGGTGGCGGTGGGCGGCCGTGCCTGCATGGGACCAGGCGTCGGATCCTCGTGTGCCAGGTGGGAGAGCAGCGTGTTGGCAGGACACGGCACAGGGGTGGCTAA
- the AGXT gene encoding alanine--glyoxylate aminotransferase isoform X6: MRRTAVLGAKRAAAAAPLLRAQLRGTAGHAMATIPPPQGLLRPLAVPQRLLLGPGPSNVPPRILAAGGRQLLGHMHPEMLQVMDEIKAGIQYAFQTRNRLTLAVSGTGHCAMEAALLNLLERGDTVLVAVNGIWGQRAADIAGRLGAEVRELLKPPGEYFSLRDIQEGLARHKPSVLFITHGESSTGVLQPLQGLGELCHRHGCLLLVDAVASLGGAPILMDQQEIDVLYSGSQKVLSAPPGSAPISFSERASPALRFAREKMLRRKTKPPSFYLDMGWLANYWGCDDKPRMYHHTAPINSFLSLREGLAMLAELGLERSWERHRANCTLLCQGLRELGLELFVKEEAARLPTITTVRVPEGYAWQEITAFLMNEHGLEIAGGLGPSVGKVLRIGLMGYNSTKDNVDRVLGALRDALQRCRRSRL, from the exons ATGCGCCGTACGGCGGTGCTGGGCGCCAAGCGGGCCGCGGCTGCCGCTCCTCTCCTCCGGGCTCAGCtgcggggcacggcggggcaCGCCATGGCCACCATCCCGCcaccccaggggctgctgcggcCGCTGGCCGTGCCGCAGAGGCTACTGCTGGGGCCGGGCCCCAGCAACGTGCCCCCCCGCATCCTGGCGGCCGGCGGCCGGCAGCTCCTGGGCCACATGCACCCCGAGATGCTGCAG GTCATGGACGAGATCAAGGCGGGCATCCAGTACGCCTTCCAGACCCGGAACCGCCTGACGCTGGCCGTCAGCGGCACCGGCCACTGTGCCATGGAGGCTGCCCTCCTCAACCTGCTGGAGCGCGGCGACACCGTGCTGGTGGCCGTCAACGGCATCTGGGGACAGCGTGCCGCTGACATCGCCGGGAGGCTGG GTGCCGAGGTCCGCGAGCTGCTGAAGCCTCCAGGCGAGTACTTCTCCCTGCGGGACATCCAGGAG gGCCTGGCGCGGCACAAGCCCTCGGTGCTCTTCATCACCCACGGCGAGTCCTCCACGGGGGTGCTGCAGCcgctgcaggggctgggcgAGCTGTGCCACCG GCATGGCTGCCTGCTGCTCGTGGATGCGGTGGCGTCGCTCGGGGGAGCACCCATCCTGATGGACCAGCAGG AGATCGATGTCCTGTACTCGGGGTCCCAGAAAGTCCTCAGCGCCCCCCCCGGCAGTGCCCCCATCTCATTCAGCGAGCGAGCAAG CCCTGCGCTCCGCTTTGCCAGGGAGAAGATGCTGAGGAGGAAGACAAAGCCCCCGTCCTTCTACCTGGACATGGGCTGGCTGGCGAACTACTGGGGCTGCGACGACAAGCCACGCAT GTACCACCACACGGCGCCCATCAACAGCTTCTTGAGCCTGCGGGAGGGCTTGGCCATGCTGGCGGAGCTG GGCCTGGAGAGGTCGTGGGAGAGGCACCGGGCCAACTGCACCCTCCTGTGCCAAGGGCTGCGAGAGCTGGGGCTCGAGCTCTTCGTGAAGGAGGAG GCGGCAAGGCTGCCCACCATCACCACCGTCAGGGTGCCCGAGGGCTACGCCTGGCAGGAGATCACGGCCTTTCTGATGAACGAGCACGGCCTCGAGATCGCCGGGGGCCTGGGGCCCTCCGTGGGCAAG GTCTTGCGAATCGGCCTCATGGGCTACAACTCGACCAAAGACAACGTGGACCGTGTGCTCGGGGCCCTGCGCGATGCCCTGCAGCGCTGCCGCCGGAGCAGGCTGTGA
- the AGXT gene encoding alanine--glyoxylate aminotransferase isoform X1, which yields MRRTAVLGAKRAAAAAPLLRAQLRGTAGHAMATIPPPQGLLRPLAVPQRLLLGPGPSNVPPRILAAGGRQLLGHMHPEMLQVMDEIKAGIQYAFQTRNRLTLAVSGTGHCAMEAALLNLLERGDTVLVAVNGIWGQRAADIAGRLGPRLTPDPCLAAGGEPNPPCPSAQIPPRCRGPRAAEASRRVLLPAGHPGGPGAAQALGALHHPRRVLHGGAAAAAGAGRAVPPAWLPAARGCGGVARGSTHPDGPAGDRCPVLGVPESPQRPPRQCPHLIQRASKPCAPLCQGEDAEEEDKAPVLLPGHGLAGELLGLRRQATHVPPHGAHQQLLEPAGGLGHAGGAGPGEVVGEAPGQLHPPVPRAARAGARALREGGGGKAAHHHHRQGARGLRLAGDHGLSDERARPRDRRGPGALRGQGLANRPHGLQLDQRQRGPCARGPARCPAALPPEQAVSAASRGGSSAHRGTWQEALQSPGTHTGPHGVRGSGARAGGGGRPCLHGTRRRILVCQVGEQRVGRTRHRGG from the exons ATGCGCCGTACGGCGGTGCTGGGCGCCAAGCGGGCCGCGGCTGCCGCTCCTCTCCTCCGGGCTCAGCtgcggggcacggcggggcaCGCCATGGCCACCATCCCGCcaccccaggggctgctgcggcCGCTGGCCGTGCCGCAGAGGCTACTGCTGGGGCCGGGCCCCAGCAACGTGCCCCCCCGCATCCTGGCGGCCGGCGGCCGGCAGCTCCTGGGCCACATGCACCCCGAGATGCTGCAG GTCATGGACGAGATCAAGGCGGGCATCCAGTACGCCTTCCAGACCCGGAACCGCCTGACGCTGGCCGTCAGCGGCACCGGCCACTGTGCCATGGAGGCTGCCCTCCTCAACCTGCTGGAGCGCGGCGACACCGTGCTGGTGGCCGTCAACGGCATCTGGGGACAGCGTGCCGCTGACATCGCCGGGAGGCTGG GCCCCCGGTTAACGCCTGACCCGTGCCTTGCGGCTGGAGGCGAGCCCAACCCTCCCTGTCCCTCTGCTCAAATCCCTCCCAGGTGCCGAGGTCCGCGAGCTGCTGAAGCCTCCAGGCGAGTACTTCTCCCTGCGGGACATCCAGGAG gGCCTGGCGCGGCACAAGCCCTCGGTGCTCTTCATCACCCACGGCGAGTCCTCCACGGGGGTGCTGCAGCcgctgcaggggctgggcgAGCTGTGCCACCG GCATGGCTGCCTGCTGCTCGTGGATGCGGTGGCGTCGCTCGGGGGAGCACCCATCCTGATGGACCAGCAGG AGATCGATGTCCTGTACTCGGGGTCCCAGAAAGTCCTCAGCGCCCCCCCCGGCAGTGCCCCCATCTCATTCAGCGAGCGAGCAAG CCCTGCGCTCCGCTTTGCCAGGGAGAAGATGCTGAGGAGGAAGACAAAGCCCCCGTCCTTCTACCTGGACATGGGCTGGCTGGCGAACTACTGGGGCTGCGACGACAAGCCACGCAT GTACCACCACACGGCGCCCATCAACAGCTTCTTGAGCCTGCGGGAGGGCTTGGCCATGCTGGCGGAGCTG GGCCTGGAGAGGTCGTGGGAGAGGCACCGGGCCAACTGCACCCTCCTGTGCCAAGGGCTGCGAGAGCTGGGGCTCGAGCTCTTCGTGAAGGAGGAG GCGGCAAGGCTGCCCACCATCACCACCGTCAGGGTGCCCGAGGGCTACGCCTGGCAGGAGATCACGGCCTTTCTGATGAACGAGCACGGCCTCGAGATCGCCGGGGGCCTGGGGCCCTCCGTGGGCAAG GTCTTGCGAATCGGCCTCATGGGCTACAACTCGACCAAAGACAACGTGGACCGTGTGCTCGGGGCCCTGCGCGATGCCCTGCAGCGCTGCCGCCGGAGCAGGCTGTGAGCGCCGcgagccgggggggctcctcTGCCCACCGGGGGACCTGGCAGGAGGCGCTGCAGTCCCCAGGGACCCACACGGGGCCACACGGGGTGCGCGGGAGTGGGGCACGTGCTGGTGGCGGTGGGCGGCCGTGCCTGCATGGGACCAGGCGTCGGATCCTCGTGTGCCAGGTGGGAGAGCAGCGTGTTGGCAGGACACGGCACAGGGGTGGCTAA
- the AGXT gene encoding alanine--glyoxylate aminotransferase isoform X3: MRRTAVLGAKRAAAAAPLLRAQLRGTAGHAMATIPPPQGLLRPLAVPQRLLLGPGPSNVPPRILAAGGRQLLGHMHPEMLQVMDEIKAGIQYAFQTRNRLTLAVSGTGHCAMEAALLNLLERGDTVLVAVNGIWGQRAADIAGRLGAEVRELLKPPGEYFSLRDIQEGLARHKPSVLFITHGESSTGVLQPLQGLGELCHRSAWLPAARGCGGVARGSTHPDGPAGDRCPVLGVPESPQRPPRQCPHLIQRASKPCAPLCQGEDAEEEDKAPVLLPGHGLAGELLGLRRQATHVPPHGAHQQLLEPAGGLGHAGGAGPGEVVGEAPGQLHPPVPRAARAGARALREGGGGKAAHHHHRQGARGLRLAGDHGLSDERARPRDRRGPGALRGQGLANRPHGLQLDQRQRGPCARGPARCPAALPPEQAVSAASRGGSSAHRGTWQEALQSPGTHTGPHGVRGSGARAGGGGRPCLHGTRRRILVCQVGEQRVGRTRHRGG, from the exons ATGCGCCGTACGGCGGTGCTGGGCGCCAAGCGGGCCGCGGCTGCCGCTCCTCTCCTCCGGGCTCAGCtgcggggcacggcggggcaCGCCATGGCCACCATCCCGCcaccccaggggctgctgcggcCGCTGGCCGTGCCGCAGAGGCTACTGCTGGGGCCGGGCCCCAGCAACGTGCCCCCCCGCATCCTGGCGGCCGGCGGCCGGCAGCTCCTGGGCCACATGCACCCCGAGATGCTGCAG GTCATGGACGAGATCAAGGCGGGCATCCAGTACGCCTTCCAGACCCGGAACCGCCTGACGCTGGCCGTCAGCGGCACCGGCCACTGTGCCATGGAGGCTGCCCTCCTCAACCTGCTGGAGCGCGGCGACACCGTGCTGGTGGCCGTCAACGGCATCTGGGGACAGCGTGCCGCTGACATCGCCGGGAGGCTGG GTGCCGAGGTCCGCGAGCTGCTGAAGCCTCCAGGCGAGTACTTCTCCCTGCGGGACATCCAGGAG gGCCTGGCGCGGCACAAGCCCTCGGTGCTCTTCATCACCCACGGCGAGTCCTCCACGGGGGTGCTGCAGCcgctgcaggggctgggcgAGCTGTGCCACCGGTCG GCATGGCTGCCTGCTGCTCGTGGATGCGGTGGCGTCGCTCGGGGGAGCACCCATCCTGATGGACCAGCAGG AGATCGATGTCCTGTACTCGGGGTCCCAGAAAGTCCTCAGCGCCCCCCCCGGCAGTGCCCCCATCTCATTCAGCGAGCGAGCAAG CCCTGCGCTCCGCTTTGCCAGGGAGAAGATGCTGAGGAGGAAGACAAAGCCCCCGTCCTTCTACCTGGACATGGGCTGGCTGGCGAACTACTGGGGCTGCGACGACAAGCCACGCAT GTACCACCACACGGCGCCCATCAACAGCTTCTTGAGCCTGCGGGAGGGCTTGGCCATGCTGGCGGAGCTG GGCCTGGAGAGGTCGTGGGAGAGGCACCGGGCCAACTGCACCCTCCTGTGCCAAGGGCTGCGAGAGCTGGGGCTCGAGCTCTTCGTGAAGGAGGAG GCGGCAAGGCTGCCCACCATCACCACCGTCAGGGTGCCCGAGGGCTACGCCTGGCAGGAGATCACGGCCTTTCTGATGAACGAGCACGGCCTCGAGATCGCCGGGGGCCTGGGGCCCTCCGTGGGCAAG GTCTTGCGAATCGGCCTCATGGGCTACAACTCGACCAAAGACAACGTGGACCGTGTGCTCGGGGCCCTGCGCGATGCCCTGCAGCGCTGCCGCCGGAGCAGGCTGTGAGCGCCGcgagccgggggggctcctcTGCCCACCGGGGGACCTGGCAGGAGGCGCTGCAGTCCCCAGGGACCCACACGGGGCCACACGGGGTGCGCGGGAGTGGGGCACGTGCTGGTGGCGGTGGGCGGCCGTGCCTGCATGGGACCAGGCGTCGGATCCTCGTGTGCCAGGTGGGAGAGCAGCGTGTTGGCAGGACACGGCACAGGGGTGGCTAA
- the AGXT gene encoding alanine--glyoxylate aminotransferase isoform X4, which produces MRRTAVLGAKRAAAAAPLLRAQLRGTAGHAMATIPPPQGLLRPLAVPQRLLLGPGPSNVPPRILAAGGRQLLGHMHPEMLQVMDEIKAGIQYAFQTRNRLTLAVSGTGHCAMEAALLNLLERGDTVLVAVNGIWGQRAADIAGRLGAEVRELLKPPGEYFSLRDIQEGLARHKPSVLFITHGESSTGVLQPLQGLGELCHRDRCPVLGVPESPQRPPRQCPHLIQRASKPCAPLCQGEDAEEEDKAPVLLPGHGLAGELLGLRRQATHVPPHGAHQQLLEPAGGLGHAGGAGPGEVVGEAPGQLHPPVPRAARAGARALREGGGGKAAHHHHRQGARGLRLAGDHGLSDERARPRDRRGPGALRGQGLANRPHGLQLDQRQRGPCARGPARCPAALPPEQAVSAASRGGSSAHRGTWQEALQSPGTHTGPHGVRGSGARAGGGGRPCLHGTRRRILVCQVGEQRVGRTRHRGG; this is translated from the exons ATGCGCCGTACGGCGGTGCTGGGCGCCAAGCGGGCCGCGGCTGCCGCTCCTCTCCTCCGGGCTCAGCtgcggggcacggcggggcaCGCCATGGCCACCATCCCGCcaccccaggggctgctgcggcCGCTGGCCGTGCCGCAGAGGCTACTGCTGGGGCCGGGCCCCAGCAACGTGCCCCCCCGCATCCTGGCGGCCGGCGGCCGGCAGCTCCTGGGCCACATGCACCCCGAGATGCTGCAG GTCATGGACGAGATCAAGGCGGGCATCCAGTACGCCTTCCAGACCCGGAACCGCCTGACGCTGGCCGTCAGCGGCACCGGCCACTGTGCCATGGAGGCTGCCCTCCTCAACCTGCTGGAGCGCGGCGACACCGTGCTGGTGGCCGTCAACGGCATCTGGGGACAGCGTGCCGCTGACATCGCCGGGAGGCTGG GTGCCGAGGTCCGCGAGCTGCTGAAGCCTCCAGGCGAGTACTTCTCCCTGCGGGACATCCAGGAG gGCCTGGCGCGGCACAAGCCCTCGGTGCTCTTCATCACCCACGGCGAGTCCTCCACGGGGGTGCTGCAGCcgctgcaggggctgggcgAGCTGTGCCACCG AGATCGATGTCCTGTACTCGGGGTCCCAGAAAGTCCTCAGCGCCCCCCCCGGCAGTGCCCCCATCTCATTCAGCGAGCGAGCAAG CCCTGCGCTCCGCTTTGCCAGGGAGAAGATGCTGAGGAGGAAGACAAAGCCCCCGTCCTTCTACCTGGACATGGGCTGGCTGGCGAACTACTGGGGCTGCGACGACAAGCCACGCAT GTACCACCACACGGCGCCCATCAACAGCTTCTTGAGCCTGCGGGAGGGCTTGGCCATGCTGGCGGAGCTG GGCCTGGAGAGGTCGTGGGAGAGGCACCGGGCCAACTGCACCCTCCTGTGCCAAGGGCTGCGAGAGCTGGGGCTCGAGCTCTTCGTGAAGGAGGAG GCGGCAAGGCTGCCCACCATCACCACCGTCAGGGTGCCCGAGGGCTACGCCTGGCAGGAGATCACGGCCTTTCTGATGAACGAGCACGGCCTCGAGATCGCCGGGGGCCTGGGGCCCTCCGTGGGCAAG GTCTTGCGAATCGGCCTCATGGGCTACAACTCGACCAAAGACAACGTGGACCGTGTGCTCGGGGCCCTGCGCGATGCCCTGCAGCGCTGCCGCCGGAGCAGGCTGTGAGCGCCGcgagccgggggggctcctcTGCCCACCGGGGGACCTGGCAGGAGGCGCTGCAGTCCCCAGGGACCCACACGGGGCCACACGGGGTGCGCGGGAGTGGGGCACGTGCTGGTGGCGGTGGGCGGCCGTGCCTGCATGGGACCAGGCGTCGGATCCTCGTGTGCCAGGTGGGAGAGCAGCGTGTTGGCAGGACACGGCACAGGGGTGGCTAA